A DNA window from Pseudomonas tohonis contains the following coding sequences:
- a CDS encoding DUF6088 family protein has protein sequence MRLPKGQPFSIRSFKGVGTKNAVSKAIARLIKRGELERVYRGIYMRPKAGRYLAKAHANPWQLISLIAREKRLSLQIHGAEAVRRFGLSTQVPLVQTFYTNGASRSVVIGKGEVRLMHAPPMVMQHAGTAVGSAISALFYLGKDGATQDCLRVIKNALSHEDLMKLHSSRMPKWMRIALDDRRLPA, from the coding sequence ATGCGCCTACCCAAGGGGCAACCTTTTAGCATTAGGAGTTTCAAGGGGGTAGGAACGAAAAACGCCGTATCCAAAGCCATCGCGCGGTTGATCAAGCGCGGAGAACTGGAACGCGTTTATCGCGGAATTTATATGCGGCCGAAGGCTGGTCGCTACTTGGCCAAAGCGCACGCGAATCCCTGGCAATTGATTAGCCTTATTGCAAGAGAAAAGCGCCTTTCATTACAAATCCACGGCGCTGAAGCCGTCAGAAGATTTGGCTTGAGCACACAGGTTCCACTAGTTCAGACCTTTTACACCAACGGAGCTAGCCGATCCGTAGTCATCGGAAAGGGCGAAGTCCGGCTGATGCATGCGCCACCAATGGTTATGCAGCATGCTGGGACGGCAGTGGGATCGGCTATCAGTGCACTTTTTTATTTAGGAAAGGACGGCGCTACTCAGGATTGTTTGCGCGTGATCAAGAATGCCCTAAGCCATGAAGATCTCATGAAGCTGCACAGCAGCAGAATGCCGAAATGGATGCGCATAGCTTTGGATGACCGACGTCTACCGGCCTAA
- a CDS encoding DEAD/DEAH box helicase: MSRSLRSWQNSCITKALEHFTVTPHFFCQATPGAGKTRMAAELTSRLLEQDRIDLVLCFAPSCQVVEGFRSTFAAVLGRRLDGQIGAVGAAYTYQSMEHRDECFWQLLDDYRVFVVFDEIHHCAGHDPLLSNAWGQQILHRIQDRAAFTLALSGTPWRSDERAIALARYSSPEGRLICDYRYSLRDAIADDVCRSPRIVLIDNQKVKITEDLGAESSVRLFPSIAKLLGDSPVTYEELLRHDDLINQLLDLGCNKLNELRQTKPDAAGLVVATDIEHAFQIAYALSAKGEDCRIVTSKTPDAQQVIDSFRQSVGRWIVAVGMISEGTDIPRLQVCCYLSRIRTELYYRQVLGRVLRRTGVLDDQAWLFMLAEEALQSFAERIADDLPDDLAVLSTVKAPAPCSDLNAGGHESARNADEHFLCGENQVRGRAKTGVASVVSLNGFASEPGYQITFSQHYRQQLLACF, encoded by the coding sequence ATGAGCAGGTCGCTTCGTAGCTGGCAGAACAGCTGTATCACCAAGGCGTTAGAGCACTTCACCGTTACACCGCACTTCTTCTGCCAGGCAACGCCAGGGGCTGGCAAGACTCGCATGGCCGCAGAGCTGACCAGCCGACTGCTTGAGCAGGACAGAATCGATTTGGTGCTGTGCTTTGCGCCATCCTGCCAGGTCGTGGAGGGTTTTCGTTCGACCTTTGCGGCTGTGCTAGGCAGGCGTCTCGATGGCCAGATAGGTGCCGTGGGCGCGGCCTATACCTATCAGTCCATGGAACACCGTGATGAGTGCTTCTGGCAGCTTCTTGATGACTACCGGGTGTTCGTGGTCTTCGATGAGATCCACCATTGCGCCGGCCATGATCCGCTGCTCAGCAATGCCTGGGGACAGCAGATACTGCATCGAATACAGGACCGCGCAGCCTTCACGCTTGCGCTATCGGGGACGCCTTGGCGGTCAGACGAGAGGGCTATTGCGCTCGCCCGCTACTCTTCCCCTGAAGGGCGGTTGATCTGCGATTACCGATACAGCCTGAGAGATGCTATTGCTGACGACGTATGCCGGTCTCCCCGCATAGTTCTGATCGACAATCAGAAGGTGAAAATCACTGAAGATCTTGGCGCTGAAAGTAGCGTTAGGTTGTTCCCCAGCATTGCGAAACTCTTGGGTGACTCACCTGTTACCTACGAGGAGCTATTGCGCCATGACGATTTGATCAATCAGCTACTCGACCTTGGATGTAACAAGCTCAATGAGCTCCGCCAGACCAAGCCTGACGCTGCGGGCTTGGTCGTTGCTACAGATATCGAGCATGCATTTCAAATTGCTTACGCTCTCAGCGCAAAGGGTGAAGATTGCCGCATCGTCACAAGCAAAACCCCGGATGCACAGCAGGTGATCGATAGTTTCCGGCAGAGTGTTGGCCGCTGGATCGTTGCTGTAGGAATGATCAGCGAAGGGACCGATATTCCAAGGTTACAGGTGTGCTGCTACCTCAGTCGCATCCGTACTGAGTTGTACTACCGGCAAGTGCTGGGGCGAGTGCTTCGACGCACAGGCGTGTTGGATGATCAGGCATGGCTATTCATGCTGGCGGAAGAGGCATTGCAGAGTTTTGCGGAGCGGATTGCTGATGATCTGCCAGATGACTTGGCAGTGCTTAGCACTGTAAAAGCGCCTGCTCCATGTTCGGACCTTAATGCTGGGGGGCATGAATCCGCCCGCAACGCAGATGAGCATTTTCTGTGCGGTGAGAATCAGGTGAGGGGTAGAGCTAAAACCGGCGTCGCGAGCGTTGTATCACTGAATGGCTTTGCGTCTGAACCAGGCTATCAGATCACTTTTTCCCAGCATTACAGGCAGCAGCTGCTGGCATGTTTCTAA
- a CDS encoding polyribonucleotide nucleotidyltransferase — MRMSSRLIGGAVAAALLTQLTACGTLFFPDRRGQIEGKIDPVVAALNAVGILFYVIPGLIAFGIDFATGAIYLPDNETAQVDPSLLKDAIDADGKVDNARLKAIIERETGRNLPLDDPRLIQHSGSAEQLAAYGLKPAA, encoded by the coding sequence ATGCGCATGTCTTCCCGTTTGATCGGTGGCGCCGTCGCCGCCGCCCTGCTAACCCAGCTGACCGCTTGCGGCACGCTGTTCTTCCCTGACCGCCGCGGCCAGATCGAAGGCAAGATCGACCCCGTGGTGGCCGCGCTCAACGCCGTCGGCATCCTCTTCTACGTGATCCCCGGCCTGATCGCCTTCGGCATCGACTTCGCCACCGGCGCCATCTACCTGCCGGACAACGAGACCGCCCAGGTCGACCCGTCGCTGCTCAAGGACGCCATCGACGCCGACGGCAAGGTCGACAACGCCCGCCTGAAGGCGATCATCGAGCGTGAAACCGGCCGCAACCTGCCGCTGGACGACCCGCGCCTGATCCAGCACAGCGGCAGTGCCGAACAACTGGCCGCCTACGGCCTGAAGCCTGCTGCCTGA
- a CDS encoding ImmA/IrrE family metallo-endopeptidase has translation MHDATTPITVKSAFESLKAAGYPRPYVERLLPDWWDHSLFKTSAGAFQFALLLKQRLGLVVNFAQDGSLAIDAATPNARFKRRRGTEEGALNIAASLGMALARLSIFSAGAPYSPLPPDPNYIGHLVRQISGTNSVGFEGLLALCWAQGIPVLFLKDLPKTSKRMTGMAVSVQGRPAIVLGFNSPQHARQLFVLAHELAHIVCGHVGENGVLIDEDIAEVTDALAGSDATRKDAEEKEADSFALALLRNGHTNVLKAIGRPDSAAVLASNAVIAGEQLGVDPGHLILSYARENDDWARANQALGYIADPRGAIEVLNQWFMQSTDLGALSDENREHVLAIQGFGSVTRVPT, from the coding sequence ATGCATGACGCAACGACTCCAATAACAGTGAAGTCCGCCTTCGAAAGTCTTAAGGCTGCAGGATATCCGCGCCCTTATGTTGAGAGACTATTGCCCGATTGGTGGGATCACAGCCTCTTCAAGACCAGCGCTGGAGCCTTCCAATTTGCACTGTTGCTTAAGCAACGCTTGGGCTTGGTTGTAAATTTTGCCCAAGACGGCAGTCTTGCAATCGACGCGGCTACGCCCAACGCTCGATTCAAGCGAAGAAGAGGTACAGAGGAAGGGGCGCTAAACATAGCGGCCAGCCTTGGCATGGCGTTGGCTCGACTTTCAATTTTCAGTGCCGGAGCCCCATACAGCCCCTTACCCCCTGACCCGAATTATATCGGGCACCTAGTTCGCCAGATCTCGGGTACGAATAGCGTAGGTTTTGAAGGGCTTCTGGCGCTTTGCTGGGCTCAGGGCATTCCTGTGTTGTTTCTCAAGGATTTGCCCAAAACGTCGAAGCGGATGACAGGTATGGCCGTTAGCGTTCAAGGCAGACCCGCAATTGTTTTAGGATTTAATAGCCCCCAGCACGCTCGACAGTTGTTCGTCCTAGCACATGAACTCGCTCATATCGTATGCGGCCACGTCGGTGAAAATGGTGTTCTCATAGACGAGGACATTGCCGAAGTCACCGATGCCTTGGCCGGGAGTGACGCCACCAGGAAGGATGCGGAGGAGAAAGAGGCTGACTCTTTCGCTCTCGCACTTTTGAGGAACGGGCATACAAACGTGCTTAAAGCTATCGGACGACCAGACTCCGCAGCAGTACTAGCCTCGAATGCTGTCATAGCTGGAGAACAACTTGGAGTCGACCCCGGCCACCTAATTCTTTCCTACGCCAGAGAGAATGACGATTGGGCCCGAGCAAATCAGGCCTTGGGTTATATCGCAGACCCCAGAGGGGCGATCGAGGTGCTTAATCAGTGGTTCATGCAAAGTACCGATCTCGGAGCTCTTAGCGACGAGAATCGGGAGCACGTGCTAGCTATCCAAGGCTTCGGGTCAGTCACACGTGTACCTACTTGA
- a CDS encoding helix-turn-helix domain-containing protein, producing MDKLAIALGERIRAQRNACRISQDALALACDIDRSYIGRIERGEVNITVEKLYRIAGKLACDPSSLLPKPSEI from the coding sequence ATGGATAAGTTGGCGATAGCGTTAGGGGAACGCATCCGCGCGCAAAGGAACGCCTGCCGGATTTCTCAGGATGCACTGGCGCTAGCGTGCGATATCGACCGAAGCTACATAGGGCGCATTGAGCGTGGTGAAGTCAACATCACCGTCGAAAAGCTTTACCGCATCGCAGGCAAACTCGCCTGCGACCCTTCAAGCCTTCTGCCAAAGCCGTCTGAAATCTAA
- a CDS encoding MAPEG family protein, whose product MSQSPTAIALLGLVAWSLLLVFLLVNQRGLLVMAGRMKVNAFAPDGSNTPGALGQRLVRAHANCLENLPMQAAVLLFALATAQTAITDPLALVLLGARIFQSLVHLISTSALFVWLRFAGFFVQLAVLAWWLLRLANLA is encoded by the coding sequence ATGTCGCAATCCCCCACCGCCATCGCCCTGCTCGGGCTCGTCGCCTGGAGCCTGCTGCTGGTCTTCCTGCTGGTGAACCAGCGCGGCCTGCTGGTCATGGCCGGGCGCATGAAGGTCAACGCCTTCGCCCCCGACGGCAGCAACACGCCCGGGGCTCTCGGCCAGCGCCTGGTACGCGCCCATGCCAACTGCCTGGAGAACCTGCCGATGCAGGCGGCGGTGCTGCTGTTCGCCCTGGCCACCGCGCAGACCGCGATCACCGACCCGCTGGCCCTGGTGCTGCTGGGTGCGCGCATCTTCCAGAGCCTGGTGCACCTGATCAGTACCAGCGCACTGTTCGTCTGGCTGCGCTTCGCCGGCTTCTTCGTGCAGCTGGCGGTGCTGGCCTGGTGGCTGCTGCGCCTGGCCAATCTGGCCTGA
- a CDS encoding 2-keto-4-pentenoate hydratase: MAITEPRLLGAAHCLATARLERHPVPRVSETFALANLDEAYAVQAAGMQQALAQGRRLCGAKAGLTSAALRAALKVDEPVYGRLFADTACLSGEAIAWERLLQPKVEIELALVLGHDLPAGEISHEQFLACIAGAVPALEINDSAIIGWQLTLMDAVADNISSGLYVLGDQPVPLAQLPTPNLLISLHKNAQPVLLDTSVALHDCLATGLWLVRKLARRGQPLRAGDVLLTGALAPMLDVGPGDHVRMVMGEHGAVECSFAGTTA; the protein is encoded by the coding sequence GTGGCAATTACCGAACCGCGCCTGCTCGGCGCGGCCCACTGCCTGGCAACGGCACGGCTCGAGCGGCATCCCGTGCCACGGGTTAGCGAAACTTTCGCCCTGGCCAACCTGGATGAAGCCTATGCCGTGCAAGCCGCTGGCATGCAGCAGGCGTTGGCTCAAGGCCGCCGTCTTTGCGGGGCCAAGGCTGGGCTGACCTCGGCGGCCCTGCGTGCAGCGCTCAAGGTCGACGAGCCGGTGTATGGGCGGCTGTTCGCGGACACGGCGTGCCTCTCAGGTGAAGCCATCGCCTGGGAGCGCCTGCTGCAACCGAAAGTCGAGATCGAGCTGGCATTGGTGCTCGGCCACGATCTGCCGGCTGGCGAGATCAGCCATGAGCAGTTTCTGGCCTGTATTGCGGGTGCGGTGCCGGCACTGGAAATCAACGACTCGGCCATCATCGGCTGGCAGTTGACCTTGATGGATGCGGTCGCTGACAACATTTCATCCGGGCTTTATGTGTTGGGTGATCAGCCCGTGCCGCTGGCGCAACTGCCTACGCCAAACCTGCTGATCAGCCTGCATAAAAATGCCCAGCCGGTGCTGCTCGACACCAGCGTAGCGCTGCATGACTGCCTCGCCACCGGCCTTTGGCTGGTGCGCAAGCTGGCCCGGCGCGGCCAGCCATTACGTGCCGGAGATGTGCTGTTGACCGGAGCGCTGGCGCCGATGCTCGACGTCGGTCCTGGCGATCACGTGCGCATGGTGATGGGCGAGCACGGCGCAGTGGAGTGCTCATTCGCAGGCACCACAGCCTAG
- a CDS encoding TauD/TfdA dioxygenase family protein, protein MSEFIYTLPSHNRAASYSHIRVTPTTGAIGADVENLDLTRLSDEGFAELRQALLAHKVIFIRDQALSVADLERVTQHLGEFGREPYVTCMADHPHVVHVVKEASEKAPFVFGGAWHTDWTFQERPPAFTLLYGHDIPPYGGDTCYANLALAYEWLSPGMQALLENLDAVHSPEMAYGVNAKHNALLENMAINYGSDTSADERSHPLVTRHPETGKKVLFINPAYTTGIKGLRTEESRPLLDYLFKLATSEAFTCRMRWRQGTLAIWDNRSTWHMPVADYHGMRREMFRTTVIGEVPSR, encoded by the coding sequence ATGAGCGAGTTCATCTACACCCTGCCTAGCCATAACCGTGCTGCCAGTTACAGTCACATTCGTGTAACCCCGACCACCGGCGCCATCGGTGCGGACGTCGAAAATCTTGATCTGACGCGTCTGAGCGACGAGGGCTTTGCCGAGTTGCGCCAGGCGCTGCTCGCCCACAAGGTGATCTTCATCCGCGACCAGGCCCTGAGCGTTGCTGACCTGGAGCGGGTTACCCAGCACCTCGGTGAGTTTGGCCGCGAACCCTATGTGACCTGCATGGCCGATCATCCGCACGTGGTACACGTGGTCAAGGAAGCCTCCGAAAAAGCACCCTTCGTATTCGGTGGTGCTTGGCATACCGACTGGACCTTTCAGGAGCGCCCGCCAGCATTCACCCTGCTCTATGGGCACGACATTCCTCCCTATGGCGGCGATACCTGCTACGCCAATCTGGCCCTGGCGTATGAGTGGCTATCGCCTGGGATGCAAGCGCTGCTGGAAAACCTCGACGCGGTGCACAGCCCGGAAATGGCCTATGGCGTTAACGCCAAGCACAACGCGCTGCTGGAAAACATGGCGATCAACTACGGTAGCGATACCTCGGCTGACGAGCGCAGCCACCCGTTGGTAACCCGCCACCCGGAAACCGGGAAAAAGGTGTTGTTCATCAACCCGGCCTACACCACAGGCATCAAAGGCCTGCGTACGGAAGAGTCGCGTCCACTGCTTGACTACCTGTTCAAACTGGCCACCTCGGAAGCCTTCACTTGCCGTATGCGCTGGCGTCAGGGAACCCTGGCGATCTGGGATAACCGCAGCACCTGGCATATGCCAGTGGCCGACTACCACGGCATGCGGCGCGAAATGTTCCGCACCACCGTGATCGGCGAAGTACCCAGCCGATGA
- a CDS encoding AraC family transcriptional regulator has translation MDWRQNRALTGVRYLLETAQAEGVEAASCLIGSAISSETLQQRNAQIEAWQELAVIRNLLEHAGRPGLGFAAGQRYHLTSLGLLGFTMLASRTLGEAFATFSRFQLLALTLCPARIEVERRGSWLLFDASVLPQDARAFVIERGLSACLGVACELLQRPLAPLAIEMTSSAPADLAALQGEFAYPVQFEAGRNGILFSNADLTFTLPQAHISAHSEGEQLCERLCTEISHSLVKAPTARLVQQVLIRDSATLLSSRMVAQRLGLSERTLLRRLASEGHSFQQLNEQIKQRLAERLLSDSRLDLTSIAQRLGYAEAASFSRAFSRWTNSPPGKWRCHAHLREA, from the coding sequence GTGGACTGGCGCCAAAACCGTGCCCTGACGGGCGTACGTTACCTGCTAGAAACCGCCCAGGCCGAAGGGGTGGAGGCCGCGAGCTGCCTGATAGGCAGCGCCATCTCCAGCGAAACACTGCAGCAGCGCAACGCGCAGATCGAGGCCTGGCAAGAGCTGGCGGTAATCCGCAACTTGCTCGAACACGCCGGCCGACCGGGCCTGGGATTCGCTGCCGGGCAGCGCTATCACCTGACGTCACTGGGCTTGCTCGGTTTCACCATGCTCGCCAGTCGCACGCTGGGAGAGGCGTTTGCCACCTTCAGCCGTTTTCAACTGTTAGCGCTGACGCTGTGCCCGGCGCGAATCGAAGTGGAGCGACGCGGTAGCTGGTTACTGTTCGATGCCAGCGTACTGCCGCAGGATGCTCGCGCCTTTGTTATCGAGCGCGGACTCTCCGCGTGCCTGGGCGTGGCGTGCGAGTTACTGCAGCGCCCCCTTGCCCCCCTGGCTATCGAGATGACCAGCAGCGCACCTGCGGATCTCGCCGCGTTGCAGGGGGAATTTGCCTATCCGGTGCAGTTCGAGGCCGGGCGCAACGGCATCCTGTTTTCCAATGCCGACCTGACCTTCACCCTGCCGCAGGCGCACATCAGTGCCCACAGTGAGGGCGAGCAACTGTGTGAGCGGCTATGTACCGAGATCTCCCACAGCCTGGTCAAGGCGCCCACCGCGCGTTTGGTGCAACAGGTGTTGATCCGCGACTCGGCCACGCTGCTCAGCAGCCGGATGGTGGCCCAGCGCCTGGGCCTTTCCGAGCGCACCTTGTTGCGCCGTTTGGCGAGTGAAGGTCACTCGTTCCAACAGCTCAACGAGCAAATCAAGCAGCGTTTGGCCGAGCGCCTGCTGAGCGACTCGCGTCTGGACCTTACCAGCATCGCCCAACGTCTAGGCTACGCCGAGGCGGCCAGTTTTTCGCGGGCATTCAGTCGCTGGACTAACAGTCCGCCCGGAAAGTGGCGCTGCCATGCGCACCTGCGCGAAGCTTAG
- a CDS encoding GMC family oxidoreductase → MQYEEFDYVIVGAGSAGCVLASRLSEDPSVSVCLLESGGPDKSVLIHAPAGFVGMVATSYNNWAFDTVPQQHMDNRKRYQPRGKTLGGSSSINAMLYVRGNRWDYDHWASLGNPGWSYEDVLPYFKRAENNETHGASEYHGAGGPLNVAELRTPSELSKAFIDAAVLNGIPTTRDYNGVDQFGSFMYQVTQKNGERCSAAKAYLTPNLSRPNLCVKTHALSAKIIMQGKRACGIAYYQGSEAKEVRARREVILSAGTFGSPQLLLLSGIGPAKDLQAVGIPVVHDLPGVGENLQDHIDHVQSYISASDSQTFGLSLNGAIKMAKGVFEWRKQRTGMITSSIAEAGAFVRSSTEVQAPDLQLVFVVALVDDHGRKMHTRHGFSCHVEVLRPYSRGTVKLASADPRVPPKIDPNFLADPRDLELLVKGVQLQMDILQSSPLQPWRGKMLYPVQRDDTAGIIADIRARADTQYHPTSTCKMGPASDALAVVDAQLRVHGLEGLRVVDASIMPTVTGGNTNAPTIMIAEKAADMIRQAQ, encoded by the coding sequence ATGCAGTACGAAGAGTTTGATTACGTCATTGTCGGTGCCGGTTCGGCAGGCTGTGTATTGGCCAGTCGCCTGAGCGAAGACCCCAGTGTGTCTGTCTGTTTGCTGGAATCCGGCGGGCCGGATAAGAGCGTGTTGATTCACGCCCCGGCCGGCTTCGTTGGCATGGTGGCAACCTCTTACAACAACTGGGCATTCGACACCGTCCCGCAGCAGCACATGGACAACCGCAAGCGTTACCAGCCGCGTGGCAAGACGCTGGGTGGTTCTAGCTCCATCAACGCCATGCTCTATGTGCGCGGTAACCGCTGGGACTACGACCATTGGGCCAGCCTGGGCAATCCTGGTTGGTCGTATGAGGATGTGTTGCCGTACTTCAAACGTGCGGAAAACAACGAGACCCACGGCGCCAGCGAATACCACGGCGCGGGTGGCCCGCTGAACGTTGCCGAACTGCGCACGCCAAGTGAGCTGAGCAAGGCGTTTATCGATGCCGCAGTGCTCAATGGCATACCGACCACCCGCGACTACAACGGCGTCGATCAATTCGGTTCGTTCATGTACCAGGTAACGCAGAAAAATGGCGAGCGCTGCAGTGCAGCCAAGGCTTATCTGACGCCTAACCTGTCGCGCCCCAATCTATGTGTGAAGACCCATGCGCTGTCGGCCAAGATCATCATGCAAGGCAAGCGCGCCTGTGGCATTGCCTATTACCAGGGCAGTGAAGCTAAGGAAGTCCGGGCGCGTCGTGAAGTCATCCTCAGTGCAGGCACCTTTGGTTCGCCGCAGCTGCTCCTGCTCTCGGGTATAGGCCCGGCCAAGGACTTGCAGGCGGTGGGCATACCCGTGGTACACGACCTGCCTGGCGTCGGCGAAAACCTGCAAGATCACATCGATCACGTGCAGAGCTACATCAGTGCCAGCGACAGCCAGACCTTCGGATTGTCCTTGAATGGCGCTATAAAAATGGCCAAGGGGGTGTTCGAATGGCGCAAGCAGCGTACCGGCATGATCACTAGTTCGATCGCCGAAGCCGGGGCTTTTGTACGCTCCTCAACCGAGGTGCAAGCACCTGACTTGCAACTGGTTTTTGTGGTGGCGCTGGTTGATGATCACGGTCGCAAAATGCACACCAGGCACGGCTTTTCCTGCCATGTTGAAGTGCTGCGCCCCTACAGCCGTGGCACGGTCAAACTGGCCAGCGCCGACCCGCGAGTGCCACCGAAGATCGACCCCAATTTTCTTGCCGATCCACGCGACCTCGAGCTGTTGGTCAAGGGTGTGCAGTTGCAGATGGACATTCTGCAAAGCAGCCCGCTGCAACCGTGGCGCGGCAAGATGCTCTATCCCGTCCAGCGCGATGACACGGCAGGCATTATTGCCGATATCCGGGCGCGGGCCGACACCCAGTACCACCCGACCAGTACCTGCAAGATGGGGCCGGCCTCTGATGCGTTGGCCGTGGTCGATGCGCAATTGCGTGTACACGGGCTTGAGGGGTTGCGGGTGGTGGACGCCTCGATCATGCCGACAGTGACTGGCGGCAACACCAATGCACCGACCATCATGATTGCCGAGAAAGCCGCCGATATGATTCGTCAGGCGCAGTAG
- a CDS encoding antitoxin Xre/MbcA/ParS toxin-binding domain-containing protein, protein MQKLYDRLGLPKAHYRMHQAVLAGLPVTLAADLAHELGLPRTQVARWVGTSFRHAVMSVRAGEVFCRLVETLDVLLVLHEGDLDGALRWLTSPVLTLASDRPIDLLATEPGRRAVLQVIHALDHGLPV, encoded by the coding sequence ATGCAAAAGCTCTACGATCGGCTAGGTTTGCCAAAAGCTCATTACCGGATGCATCAGGCGGTGCTGGCCGGACTTCCGGTTACGCTGGCTGCGGATCTGGCTCATGAATTGGGGCTGCCCCGAACACAGGTTGCAAGGTGGGTGGGAACCTCGTTTCGACACGCGGTGATGTCTGTACGGGCAGGCGAGGTGTTTTGTCGTCTCGTCGAGACCTTGGACGTACTCTTGGTACTCCATGAGGGTGATCTCGATGGCGCGCTCCGCTGGCTGACCTCGCCGGTTCTGACGCTAGCCTCCGATCGGCCGATTGATCTGCTTGCTACTGAGCCTGGTCGCAGGGCCGTACTGCAAGTGATTCACGCGCTCGATCACGGCTTGCCGGTATAG
- a CDS encoding DinB family protein, with protein MSALASHFDRLLAYHGWAYRQLLASLASLDETRYRADRGLYFGSIHGTLNHLAVVDRIWFSRVLHLPRPFEKLDAEAAPDRAALAAVLAEGIGLWRAWLAGQDDNALAAPLEYQNMRGDAFRRPHGEILTHLVNHGTHHRGQVTAAMTAMGLESPALDFIYYQPSRP; from the coding sequence ATGAGCGCGCTCGCCAGCCATTTCGACCGGCTCCTGGCCTACCACGGCTGGGCCTACCGGCAATTGCTGGCGAGCCTCGCGTCGCTCGACGAGACCCGCTACCGGGCCGATCGCGGCCTCTACTTCGGTTCCATCCACGGCACCCTGAACCACCTGGCGGTGGTGGATCGCATCTGGTTCTCGCGGGTCCTGCACCTGCCCCGCCCCTTCGAGAAGCTGGACGCCGAGGCGGCCCCCGACCGTGCCGCCCTGGCCGCAGTGCTGGCCGAGGGTATCGGCCTGTGGCGCGCCTGGCTGGCCGGGCAGGACGACAACGCCCTGGCCGCGCCGCTGGAGTACCAGAACATGCGCGGCGACGCCTTCCGCCGCCCCCATGGCGAGATCCTCACCCACCTGGTGAACCATGGCACCCACCACCGGGGCCAGGTGACCGCGGCGATGACCGCGATGGGGCTGGAAAGCCCGGCACTGGACTTCATCTACTACCAGCCGAGCCGCCCATGA
- a CDS encoding cation diffusion facilitator family transporter translates to MSTSEQHARLLRLATNASLSVALTLVLAKAVAWWLSGSVSLLAGLTDSLLDSAASLLNLLAVRFALKPADDDHRFGHGKAESLAGLAQAMFIGASAVLVGVQAVEHLRQPHPLGAQGLGIAVMVLSLVLTLALLALQNHVVKITHSTAVRADSLHYRSDLLLNGSILVALALASQGWERVDGFFGLGIALYILWSAVSIARESVAVLMDQEVSPQVGEHMHQLACAVPGVLGVHDLRTRISGSHWYVQLHLELPGELPLSQAHALCVRVEQAIIEAYPRAEVLVHADPIEVVQAARH, encoded by the coding sequence ATGAGCACTTCCGAGCAGCATGCGCGCCTGCTGCGGCTGGCCACCAATGCATCGCTGTCCGTCGCCCTCACGCTGGTGCTGGCCAAGGCCGTCGCCTGGTGGCTGAGCGGCTCGGTCAGCCTGCTGGCGGGGCTCACCGACTCGCTGCTGGACAGCGCCGCGTCCCTGCTCAACCTGCTGGCGGTGCGCTTCGCGCTGAAGCCGGCGGACGATGACCATCGCTTCGGCCACGGCAAGGCGGAGTCCCTCGCCGGGCTGGCGCAAGCCATGTTCATCGGCGCCAGTGCCGTGCTGGTGGGGGTGCAGGCCGTCGAGCACCTGCGCCAGCCGCACCCCCTGGGTGCCCAGGGGCTGGGGATCGCGGTGATGGTCCTGTCGCTGGTGCTGACCCTGGCCCTGCTGGCGCTGCAGAACCATGTGGTGAAGATCACCCACTCCACGGCGGTGCGCGCCGATTCGCTGCACTACCGCTCCGACCTGTTGCTCAACGGCAGCATCCTCGTGGCCCTGGCGCTGGCCAGCCAGGGTTGGGAACGCGTGGACGGCTTCTTCGGCCTGGGCATCGCCCTCTACATACTCTGGAGCGCCGTCAGCATCGCCCGCGAATCCGTGGCGGTGCTGATGGACCAGGAAGTGTCGCCGCAGGTGGGCGAGCACATGCACCAGCTCGCCTGCGCCGTGCCCGGGGTGCTGGGTGTCCACGACCTGCGCACGCGCATCTCCGGCAGCCACTGGTACGTGCAGTTGCACCTGGAGCTGCCCGGCGAGCTGCCGCTGTCCCAGGCCCACGCCCTCTGCGTGCGTGTGGAACAGGCGATCATCGAGGCCTACCCACGGGCCGAGGTGCTGGTCCACGCCGACCCCATCGAGGTCGTGCAGGCTGCGCGCCACTGA